TTTTCAAACACAAATTCCTAAAAAAGATGTATGCAGACGGGATTTGAAAATTCCAATAGATACCAATAAAATCATTGCTTTAACGGGAACCAGAAGGTGTGGAAAAACATTCTATTTCTTTGCGCTGATAAATCAACTTTTAGAAACAGGAATCAAGCCGGAACAAATTCTCTATATAAATTTTGAGGATGAAAGATTAGATTTAAAATCCAAAGACCTGCAATCTATTTTAGATGCATATTTCGAATTATATCCGGAAATTCAAAACGAAGATATATTCTTCTTTTTTGATGAAATACAGGAAGTAGAGAATTGGGAAAAATTTATCGCGAGGATTTATTCTTCCGTAAGTAAAAAAATCTTCATTACCGGTTCAACATCAAAAATGATCAGCAGCGAAATAGCAACTCAATTGCGAGGTAGAAGCCTTTCCTATACTTTGTATCCATTATCCTTGAATGAATATTGCCGGTTTATGGATATATCTCCGAAAGATATTTATTCTCCCCGAAACAGAGCCATTATCAAATCCGCATTCGATAATTATTTATTTGCCGGAGGTTATCCCGAAACAGTGAAATTTGAACCTGAAATACAACGCAAAATCTTGCAGTCCTATTTTGATGTGATGATTTTCAGAGACATTGTAGAAAGATATAATGTCAGGAATCCGATTGTTCTGAAA
This is a stretch of genomic DNA from Candidatus Cloacimonadota bacterium. It encodes these proteins:
- a CDS encoding ATP-binding protein; amino-acid sequence: MKDVFKMIIRGFQTQIPKKDVCRRDLKIPIDTNKIIALTGTRRCGKTFYFFALINQLLETGIKPEQILYINFEDERLDLKSKDLQSILDAYFELYPEIQNEDIFFFFDEIQEVENWEKFIARIYSSVSKKIFITGSTSKMISSEIATQLRGRSLSYTLYPLSLNEYCRFMDISPKDIYSPRNRAIIKSAFDNYLFAGGYPETVKFEPEIQRKILQSYFDVMIFRDIVERYNVRNPIVLKHFIKQLMNTVSAEFSIHKIYQNLKSNGFQTSKDKLYSYLDYGRDCFLFFVVHQNEKSYRKQQKNKKKIYAVDNGLLSTVNYTFSQDKGRQLENLIFLHLIRKYEHVFYYHNGFECDFLIKENEQVSIIVQVCFDISDTQTRKREIDALLKLSEIYPDSDLILLNIEEDVEVMIDKKRIQIIPAWKWCLEI